Within Paralichthys olivaceus isolate ysfri-2021 chromosome 19, ASM2471397v2, whole genome shotgun sequence, the genomic segment ACTGCCCCAGCTCGGTGAAAGAGAAGTACACATCCGCTTCCCAGCTCTTTTCTATGGGACTTTCCGGATCTGTCTCCCACGCAGTGAATGAGACAAGGCTGCACAGAGCCACCAACTAACTAAcaaaattgaactgaactgatttgTATCATTTGAGCcatatgtgtgcacacaaacattcagatGCACTGATGAGAGACTCTGCAGATCTATTTATGGATTTATTGCCGAGTAACTCTTGTCCCTATAGAAGACACCAGCcaatcattttcactgtgtcaAATGACGaatctgtctctccctctctgtcattgGCTGTTTCCTGCACAGCAACAAGTCAGTCTGTGTTCCAGCTCCGGCCTAGTTCCAGCTGGCCAAACTATTTACGCTACCAGGCATAAACACTTGAGACTGGGGATGAAATTGGATTTATTGCTCTAGCCGGACCAATTGTTTGGTATCTGATGTCACACAAAGCTtttgctgtgattggtccattCCAAAAGTATGAATTATTATGATTGTGTTGCCTAATAATCAAGAGGATCGAGTTTTGCTCATGGCTGCTGTTAATCTCTGAGAGCAACATGGTCCGCAGATATACTAGATGCTCGCTCGTTTTcctgaaacacaaatacacacagcacaaatacacacacagcacaaatacacaaatgtgcGCATGCATGTGGGCATGCATGcgcacttttttttctcatctctctctgtctctctcttttacacccacacacaaacaaacacacacatctctgtttctcACAGTCTAgtctttctgttgtttgattTACTTGTGAACTCTGACCCTTGCTGGGCTGAGCTGGATGGACTCTtggccctgctgctgctccaaccAGTTAATTTACCGCATAACCCAAATGGAACTGCGTGCCTGCATTTTTTCATTCTGGTtgaaaaatcacaatttgttaCCTTAATTTTTTCTCTTCAGACATATTATTATctcatatttctttattattgccTTTGTGTCTGTTAAGATCCTGCACCTGAACTACCTGCTGCTTCTATACAAGAGCTGAACAAAATGAAGTCATCTTTATGAACCTCAGTCTGCACAAACGAAAACCGCTTGTTCGTGTTACACCCATCATTTCAGAGTTTTACAAGCCGCTGAAGGACCTTTTGTTGTAATTCATTTCCTGTTGTGAAGCTCAAATCAATTAAAGACGGCAGCAGCGATGTGACTCCATCTGACCTTGGTCTGTGAAAACCCCCCACATAAGCCTGTGAGCAGGATGGTGAGAAAGCAAAGAGTTGTGGTCATTTAAACACAAGATCATAAAAGCATCTTAAACAGAAGAAATATTGTAGTAATTTGCAAATTAATTTCCTTGTATGgttctttttaaactaaaaactaaaataattaaaacaacttACGATATGTAACTTTGTCCACTagtcaatcaaaacaataaccaACGATCTAGTTTGATGATGCTGTGTAGCAGCGTGGGAAACGGGCAAATCCACAGTTAAAGCAGATATAATGCAATTAAAAAGTGACCAAAATGAAACGTCCCGTTACCATTAATAAAATTGAGGATTTCACTGACTTTGTATATCTTTGCAAACATTATGGATAATGTAAATGCAAAGTtaacaaaatatatatcataGGTTGAGttgtttgttgacattttaatgaagaattgttatgTATGTCCAGTTTAGCACTTTGGCTTGCTTGTTTTTCACACAACTCAACTTCAGATCTCCAACACGTTGATTCTCCATGGTGGCCGACCGAAATTGTTTAATTTAGGAACTTATATCCCTTGAGTTCCAACCTTTAATTTGGCCCTAACGGAGCCCTCAGCACAATGCAGATCCTTGTCATGGTCCGTATGTCTTGTCTCTCcatgcatgtctgaaaagctaaaagaaaacatatagTATCGTCCTGAAATAAGTAAATCTGCAGTAAATAAACCTGTCAGCACTTCTTTGAACAGATGAATGAGAAAGGGatctttattttctacattcCTTTGATGGCTCTTCTTAAAGTCATAGCTGTGGTATTTTGCTAAAAGTCTCATCTCAGAAGGCGGTCCATCGCTTTGAGTTTTTAAACAGATGTGGGATCCCCACTGTTTCCTGCCTGACACATACAGTCTGAAAATATTGAGTTATGAGAGACAATCAATGTGGGTTATGACTTCttaaagcatttttttgtgaaatacaCTTAAGCCATCTTGCTGAGTTTAAGATGAGAAGATAGGATACCAGCATATTTACCACATGGTAAGAATGTGGCAGCAGAGGCTCAGACTACAGCAACAATATCCATGTTGGCCTGATGCATTTAACAGTTAAGAAATAAAGTGGTTCAGTTTGGCAACTCATAGCTGAGTTCCTGTTTCCACTCTCTGTGCAAAGCTGAGCTAATGGCCTGTAGCTTCACATTTAGCACTCAGGCATAAACAATAGGGGAGGAAGTACTCAGACATTTCACTGTACAGATAAATAGACAGTACTCAAGTAAgggtgttttcacacctgaacatCAAGGTCTTTGTTGCTTTGTATAAATTTGATCCGGTTTTGGTTTCCCGTTGTAATTTAGGCAGCGCACAAAAGAAAATTGCATGACAAATTCTGACATCATCACCCTGACATTGATCAGTTTGTTGATAGGCCTGCGCCAAGAACCTGCTCTTTTTGTAATATCATCATGGTATTACTAACGACAATACggttcaaaggttcaaaggttttatttgtcatctgcacaacagatacagcgtacatgttggcaatgaaaatcttaaatcccaggcacctcaagcaactcaccatgtaatagtgtcagaaaataagagtaactaaaaatacaaataccaatacactagtgcaaataaacaataaagtacaaatgtcattaactagtgcaaaaaaaaaaaaacattataaggtgccaataaacattataataaaaaaattataaggTGCCAGAGTGAAATATATACATGTGCAGTCAGGATTTAGCAGAAGTTATGGGGAGGTATGAACTGATTtgaattattgcactcattatatttttatgtaaggttagaaatatgatgaatagaaagaTATGACAGAATGAGAATTCTTgctaactaaataaataaatatagttctttgtgtgtatgaataatataatgtataaataaagagatgaagagaCTGCAAGCAATCGTCCTTTATTCTTCTTTAGCTCAATGCTGTCTTAGATTCTTGCAATTGGTCTAATGTCTGAACTATCCACAAAAGGGCTTTCACCCTACAAACAGACAGAGCCATGGTTCAATTTGATCCAGACCGAGAACACTACATTTTCAGCCGTCGGTCCAGATTGTGTCTCTCAGTGggtttcacaaaaataaatacttaaCTTTCAAAGTCATACATTTggatgttttatcatttttaatggCTGGATTTAGGATGAATTAATACTTAAAACTCTGTCAGAACTGACACCTGATACATTAATCATCGTGTATTTTCAGTCACATTGAGATCACATTGTTCCAGGACATTTTAATTGAAACCCAGTAGACGGAACAGCTCTTCCGTTTCTAAGATGTTCTCTGTCTGTGAGTCCTATAAAAACTGCAGTGACACACTTCCCTGACTCATCCCACCTGTTCAGACATTATTACTTTAAAGTACCATAGTAACACACGTCCTAAGCTGCCTGAGTTATTGGGTTAGCTCTTCTCCTTGTTGTGCAACACAACTCAATCCCTCGCTCTCAGTTCCTTTCCTAAGCCCTTGATAAGGAAGTGGACtgaattttcttctttttttgtgtccTTTCCAGCGAGACTGACCTAAAAGGCAGAAGGGGGGAGGTATGTGTTACAGTACAATAGCCGGTAAATCTCTCGGCAGCAACCACACCACAGCACTGAGTACATGCTTATAGAGGAAGGCTAATCAGCTTTCTGCAGATGGGTTAATGTCCTTACAGTGGCTGAGAGGGGGGGGCTATATTTAGTgtccactctctccctcttaaCAGGGATAACACTGGCCCTCTCTGtagctcatctctctctctttctctctgcttatATTCATCATGTgggcagagagaaagggaaatacggatgatgagaataaaaaaaatctgagcaCATAGATGATATGAAGCTGTGTATTCACCTTACAGCACAGATAGGagtgacaaaaaaaactaaaatccttGTTTTGGTCAAAGGAGTAAGGTTAAAAGCAAAGATGAAGAGAAgtgtgatggagagaagaaagagatcatgagagagagagagagagagagagactaagtaaaatatttattcttaGTGTCGGCAGGGAAAGTGACATCTGGAGGCTGAGGCCTGCGGGCATTAAGAGTGATGCAGATCTGCAGCCAGTCTGCTCAGTCCATTACCATGTGTCCCTGGAGACCAGTGCTCAGCTGGTAGTAAGGTGTTCGCATATACCTGCTGTCCAAGTTCACTCCTGGCTAATGTGGTCTGGCAAACAGCGTGATGACGGTAGCTGGCGGTTATTGACGTCTCTCAAAGGGGAAATCCGTCACGTTCTGCTGTAACTCATTGGCAGCAGCTATTGTACCCTCTGGGATTGCGCGGGCACCTCAGGACGTTGACCAGATGAAAACTTCCGCCTGTCTGCCAAAGCCCGGGCACCAGAACTAAATGCCAGAGCTATTTACCTCATGTAAACCGAGGTTTACTGAGGTGAAGCATCCAGGAATCGTCATGTAAGGTGAGCGTGACAATGATGGGAAAAAACCACTGAAGCAAAGAACGGTTGTGTGAtggtcttttttgtttttaattatcaaGTCGAAAAACTTTGCAACACAATTATCAGATCATTATTTCCATGTCCAAACAGGACAGCAGTTTAAAATCACACGTACACAACTGTGACACAATCTCTTTGGAGCAACAGAAAAATTCATATGAAACAGTTCAGAGCACAAAGTCAAATCTGCATCTCAGTTTAAACACAGTGTCCACCCGCGCTGCTCCGCCTCACACGaagtaaaacacagatttcCCCCACACCacgaagaaaaacaaaacaatccttGACTCAATGACACAGCCCTTGAATCTGCCTGCTACAACcagccaaacacaaactgtacaaaaatagaGATCGATAGAAAAATAAGAGCTCTGATTGAACATGTCTGAGAGAATATACTGAGTCTCTTTCACTTTGAAAGCTGAGAAAAATCCTAGCTCAACTTATTGCCACTCAATTATCCATGTGATTGTCTGTTACCTGTAATCATTTTTTATGTGGTGCTCTTCCATGCTAAGAAGAGATTTAAATTGACAATTCCAACGAGTCAAATTGTAATGTTTTCAGAAAAGTCAGGATAAACACTGACCAATGTTAATTGTGCTTCTTACACCTCTGAAGCTTTTGTATCTGTTGGGTCCTTGGCAGTTTTAAGCTTGTACattgctgaaacacacacaatccaaaCTCCACCcctcttacaaacacacatctgcatCACTGTCAGCTCTGCAGATATTTGCAGATGCCGCTACAGGAGATACATATCCTGAAAACAGCTTGTACACATGGAAAGCAATCATTTTTTCTATTACAGTGAATATCAAAATGCCTTTGTACACAAAATATGGAGAAATTTACCAttctatttatttgatttaaaaagatGGGATGTAATGTAACATATAATCATATTTTTGTATCGTTTTGATTATACTAAAACTTTAATTTGTAATTTCCGAAAAGTTTCAAAAAACTGTTtcaaaatacaatttcaaatgAGTTGCACATCTAATTTACTTTCTGTTTTAGATGCATTCGAAACTTAAAGGTGTCCTGTAGAGTTTCTGACCACTAGTAGCGCTATGGAGTATTGCAGTAAGTGAGTCCCCATTTCATTTGTATCGTGCTCCAAGGATTCACACGCACATATTGAACCAAACAGGGCATATTTATATCCCTCAATCAGCTTCACTCTGTTCCACTGATGTCTGGTGATGCACAAGGAAAAATACCCCAAATGTGGGATTGTAAAACAatgcatgttttaaaatatcaaaaactaATATATCCATCCAACAATTACTTTTTGACCTTGAGGATAAAACCTAACTTTATATAGTGTTATCGATCTGAACTCCACAGGGCACCTTTAAGAAAGGATGAGTAGCATATTTCAAGGCAATTTATTAATGTGCATTTTACCTTGCAAAATTTCAGCATgtagcatgtgtgcatgttgatAGACACTTTTTAAGAATTACAGTTGTTGAAATAGTAAATCAAAATAAGACAAACTCCTCTCTGGGATAAGTTGCATGTTATGTTGTCAGGCTGTGTGCTGGTCCATTTTACTGTATGTTGCAACAGAAAAGGGCAGTTTATTTTCTCCCGTAACGAAACTGTTTCTCCCACAAGTACGATCTACTTTACTTTAACAAGCATTTTTTTATCCCCACCCTCCCCCTCTCTATCCACCACCTCCAGTCTACCGCCCCTTCTTTCTATAGTTGATGAGATTATGTTGTTACTTCCTCTTTGGTAATCAGGATGTGCGTTCGTCTAGCAGGACCGCAGATAAGAGACAGCTTTAGCGAAACATTgtcaaaaaagataaaaaggaaaaaaagttgaGGAAGATACATTTCTCAGTGTAAGAGACCCTTACTCAGCTATTGGTAAACTCTCACAATACATTCATCTTTATCAGGGGTCATCATTGCTCGTCACTGAGACAACTCAGCGGCTCTCCGCAACCACGATAACTGTCTCTTCCCTTTGGGCTTTGTCGAGGCACTTAAAGAAACTTATTCCTGTACAGGAATAAAGcatgcattgttttgttgtttttcagttcagACAGAACTTGAGTGTCGAAGTAGATCTTTGGATTTGTAAACAGTATCAGTTCCTTTTTTTTGCATGGTCCGCCTCCTcccccccacatacacacacacacgcccacacacaaagagcagagcacatgtaaaaggtcaaagtgttgctgttgttggaTCAAGAATCAATATCTTCATTGCATCATGTTCAATATCTTCAATGCatcgtgtgcgtgtgtctgttcctctccATGGCTGCCGCCTGTAAATGTGAGggtctggtttctgtttctgtgtattgAGTTCGTAGGAGGAAAATATCTTTAGATCCAGGGTGTCGATGACTCTGAGGCTCGACTTGTGGTCTTTTCCATCAAATCGATCTTGGCCCTGATGAAAGAACCATGAAACTGATGGTCAGCCTCTGTCATTGGCATCTCTCCCAGTGTGCTCAGCTCCTTCGTACTGTGGCACCGTACTGCAGGGAAAAGCCTTTCTCTGGCCCACTGTCTTCCCTTCTTTACTTTATTCTCTTCTTTAATCTGCGCCTTAATGTCTGTTTAAATTTGTCTCCAGCATTTGCCCCTCTCATTTCCCTCAGTTTCCCATCTTATGGAAGAGATAAAAACGTCATCATTTACCCCTTTTAATTGGACATGTGTTCCACCAGCTACACAAAAAGCATAGATGCTCACAAGGTTTAGTTACAGGGCAACCAGGTGGCGTACATGGGATGTGCAGGAGTAAGATACGGATGATGAGGAGGCGAGGGTGGACAGGCGTAGACAGGCTGAATCTGCGCTACATAATAGTTGCTGAAGTTGCCATCGGAGACATAAGGGGCAGGCTGATAGAAGCAGGTGACATTGGCAGCATTGGGAATGGCATTCTGCTCAGCCAGGACCCGCAGCGCCAGTGACGAGATGAGGCTGAGCGTCTGGCGCCTCTCGTGGCCCATCAGGCACACCGTGCTCTCCTGTACCACGTCGTACAGCGTGGCCAGGTAGTCATACTTCCTGTCCTCCAGGTCCACAAAATGGTTCTGCAGGTAggactccagcttcctcctctgctcgcCCACGTCGGGAAAGTCTATGAAGAACCGCGAGCACATGTAGCGCTGCAGCAGTTTCATCTCGCCTTCTGATGCTGCACGGAAACCTCGCACCAGGAGGTGGCAGTACTTGAGTAAGCCCCCTCCTCGGATCTCTTCGGGACTCCGTGTGCAGATGAGGCGCTTACGCAGGTGATCGAGGGCAGTGGGGAAGTCGCCGTAGACGCTCTCCCCAAGGATTGTGGGGTGGAAGGTGGCAGCCATCGGGTGCTCTGAGCACTcgtagaagaggaggagcgagTCCAGCCGGATCTGGAAGGAGTCCACGCTGAACTCAAACTGCCGTCGAAGGGAGTCGACAAACTTTAGCTCCACGTTCTTGCCACGGTTGTTGGAGAGGGAGATGAGACTCCAGCGGTCAGAGTCATTACACACCTTCACCATCTTTTGCACATAGGCCTCCTGAAAACCCAAAAGTGAAGAGTCAGACTCAAAGTACTGATATGTCTCCTGCATCTCATGGTTTGTAAGGTTTAAATACGTGGGTCCATGAGTGAAAATTGAAGTCAAAAGACACCTGAGTCCCTGGTAAAACAAgattttgtctttgtatgtAGTGTCATTCTATTTTCTATAATCTATCACTTGTAGAATTTCCAAAAGGCACTGCAGCATAATAAGAGCAAATAATAAGCAAAACTGAACTGGAATTATAAAGATTATTGACAAACCATTTCCTACAAAGAATACACCACTCAGTCACCCactactttctctctctgttgactCCACCTccttgtttttccttcctctcgcAGCTCTAGTTTGGTGTTAGTTCCTGAAGCACTTCTGCCTATTTGCTCTTAAATGTACCCTAAACATGTTTGTCACACATGTTTGCTTTCATGGTTCAAGGTTGATAAATATTGGCAATAACAAGGAGATCATATGGATGCCTAAGACTTGAAAAACCAGTCGTAGTTTGAGTGGGATCAACAACTGTACATAAATGCTTTTAGCACCATGATAAAAAATTATAGTATAATGATTGGGTAAGGATGCTGGTCTGTTGCTCATGATGTTTTGCTGATCACATCTGTTGGTGGGCCATTAGTAGCCTGGATAGTCTGTGGTATCCAGGTAACTGAGGGCCGACTGATTAATGTGGATCCGGCTCCAATTGGATTAGACAGAATCCTCTTTGAAACCAACCTTTTTACTATATAAGGCTCATATCTATGTTGGTTGGGGTGTATTTGTGGAAGATCTAAatgttgttaaataaaatataagagaTTGTGCCAACAGAAAATGTGACCATTGACTGGGACATGCATAACTTCAGCAGTGAGAGATCTGTAATTACATGAGTGCGGATGGAaatgagagaaagatggagatgCTAAGCAAACTTGCCTGGAAAGTTTGAAAGCCTGAAAAGGTTAGAGTCAAAATGTAAATTCTACTGAGCAAATATTACGATCAGTACAGGATATAACTGAATACATTACCTTTAAGGTCACTGGTGTGATCTTCTCTTTATTCACTCCCTCAGGCAAGAAGTCTAGAAGAGAGTCCAGGACTATGTCTTTCACTATCTGAAACTCCATCTCTCCTTTCAGCTCGGCGCAGAATATCAAGTCCAGATCTTTCCATCCCAGCCCGCTGTCCTCATGCAGGACGTAGCTCGCAGCGGAGCCGTTCAGGCGCACCTCCCGGACATGTATCCGCCTCTCCTCCATGCGGCTCCGGACCACCTTGACAATATCTCTCGGCTTCACCTCCAGGGTCGGGAAGCTCCAGCGACCGTGGATGGGGATGGAGCCGGTGAGGATGTTGTCCAGCCGCTGCACTTGCTCCCAGTTGAGCACGCTGAGGCTGATGCTGTCCCCGTCCGAGCCGCTGTTGGCCGCAGCGGACTCGTCCATGCTGATCAAGAGGGATGCGAACGACGGAACTTTGCGCTACCTGCCGTCCTGTAGAAAAGAATCGTTGAGACTGAACTGTATCATAACATCGAGATGCTGGAAGAGGAAAGTGCTTTACGCATGACGAAGGAGAAGTATCTGGGCGGCGTTAGGCTTGTCCTACTTCTCCTGCGCACCAGACAAACTCAATTCTCGAGCTTAGTCCTGCATCTGCTGGCCCGCTGCGCTCGGGCTCTATCGCCACCTCATGCGATTGTTCCCCACAGCATCAGTTTTTCATTACATGCCAAAGACTCACTGACCGATCCATCACATCAAAAGGAAAGCGTTTCGAATATTTACTTTGGCTCAATTTTACGCACGTATCACATAGCCAACAGCAACTTTTACGCATCGCCGTAAATGCTGACCCCCCCTCTGGGCTGCACACCTACTTTCAGAAAGCGGTGGATGGCTTCTTGTCTTTTACATTTTGGCCGTTTCTCCCTCGTTGTTGCTGCGTGATGCCACAGAGGTCCCGCTCCACAGCTGCTGGAGAAGTCGTTGTGCGTCCAGTCTGCGAGGCGCACGGGGCGGGTCGGTTTGACTGACAGTCCACACCTCCTAAAAGCTGCTGTCACTTCCCAAGCGGACTTTGAATGGCTGCGAGCCCGGAGACTGAGGCGTGTCTGGAGAATGGGCGGTGCAGGAGAACAGACAGAGTGTCGTGTTGGACGCTGAGCCTTAACCAAAAAATACGCTTTTCGCCCGGAG encodes:
- the LOC109632600 gene encoding terminal nucleotidyltransferase 5A-like codes for the protein MDESAAANSGSDGDSISLSVLNWEQVQRLDNILTGSIPIHGRWSFPTLEVKPRDIVKVVRSRMEERRIHVREVRLNGSAASYVLHEDSGLGWKDLDLIFCAELKGEMEFQIVKDIVLDSLLDFLPEGVNKEKITPVTLKEAYVQKMVKVCNDSDRWSLISLSNNRGKNVELKFVDSLRRQFEFSVDSFQIRLDSLLLFYECSEHPMAATFHPTILGESVYGDFPTALDHLRKRLICTRSPEEIRGGGLLKYCHLLVRGFRAASEGEMKLLQRYMCSRFFIDFPDVGEQRRKLESYLQNHFVDLEDRKYDYLATLYDVVQESTVCLMGHERRQTLSLISSLALRVLAEQNAIPNAANVTCFYQPAPYVSDGNFSNYYVAQIQPVYACPPSPPHHPYLTPAHPMYATWLPCN